The DNA region CACTTCGCAAGCAGTTGGCCGCTGTGCGAGGCAACGCCACCCTGGGCGCCGTGAAGGGTACCTGGCGCCAGCGCTAACACCCGTGCAGAGACGCATCACCTCCACTCAGCCGCCATCCGAGAGCACCCCCCTCTGAATCTCTGTGAATCTTGAGGAAATCATCATCCGGCGCACCCGGTTGGGGGGCCCCTGCTTTGGGGGTGCAGCCCACCACCGGGGGCGCATAAGCTGAGGACATGAGCGACACCCTCCCCCCACGAGCTGGTCTCCGCCCCCGCAGGCAGGACGGCGTGGCCCTCGTCGTCGTCCTGCTCTTCACCGTCGTCATTCTCATGATCATCGTCAGCACCACCGCCACCATGAGCCTCGGCGCCCGGACAGGTGGCGTGAACGAACGTGCCGCCTACCAGGCCCTCCTGAACTCGGAGAGCGCCGTGAACACCTTCGCACAGCGCTTCCAGGCCAAAATGGCCACGCTAGATGATGCCGCCCTGTTCCGGGGCACCGAGCCCGATGACCTGCAGGCCTGGATCGTGCAGTACGGCCTGAACACCTATAACGGCGCGACCCTCAGTGTCACGGGAAGACCCAGCAAGAAGAACTTCTCCATCGAGGCGGTCGGCACCGTGCAGGGGGAAACCCGCAAGGCCGTCCTCCAGGACTTCTATGCCACCCACTCCCCCGGCTTCAACATCCGCGCCGACGCGCCCCTGGTGTCTTACCCGAACGTGGACGTCACCGGGAACGCTTCCGTGGAAGGGGAATCGTACAACACCAATGCCAGTGGCCTGAAATCGGACGGCACGACCACCATCGCCCGGCTGACCGGCGCTGCGGACCTGCCCGGCACGGATATTCAGCTCACCTCCACCCTCACCGACCAGCTGCTGCTCTCCAAGGGCAACTACGTGGTCCTGAACAACACCACCTTCAAGGTCACGGGCGTGAACTACAAGACCAGCCGCGTCACGCTGGCCTCGCTTGACGGCACCACCACGACCACGAACTTCGCGGCTAGCACCCCCATCCGCCGCGTGGACTCGGCCGTGACCACGCCCTTCACGCAGGTGTCAGGCGGCCTGTCCGTCATCAACGTCACGGACCCCGAGTACTTCGTGGACGGCTCCCGCGTGCGGGTGGGCAACATGACCGGCACTGTGGTCAGCACAGACGAAACCAACAAACGCGTCACCATCAACTGGGACGTTTCCACCACCCTGACCGCCACCATCCCGGAAGGGGCAGCCATCGCCCGCGACGTGAAAGCCGTGCAGTCCGGCTACGGCGTGACCGGACAGGACCAAACCTACAACGGTGTATCCTCCAATGATCTCCGCCTGCGGAACATGAATCCCTTCAACAGCAACTCCAACCCGGACCTCTTCACGTTCGTCCTCGGGCAGACCAAGGCGCAAATGCTGAACTACCCCGCGAACAACTGGAACGGCTGGGTGGACGTTACCACCACCGGGCAGAACTTCAACGGCAGGGTCGGCGAGGCCCTGGGTGGCAAGGACATCACGTTCATCGACGGCACCACCAGCCTCAGCGGCAGCCAGCAACTGTGCGGCAGCGGCCTGCTGATCGTGAAAGGCAACCTTACCGTGAACGGCACCTGTGACGCCGGCTTCTCCGGGGCCATCTACGTCATGGGTGACTACGACCAGCAGGGCAACTCCACCATCCGCGGCGCCGTGATCGCCGAGGGCGCCACCCAGATCATCAACGGCACCGAATGTGTATCCATTCCTCCTTCCGACACCAACCCGGGCGGCAACGACTGCGACACCAAAGTGGCCGGGACCGGGCAGGGACAGGGCAAGATCACCTTCGACCGCGCTGCACTCCTGGCCGCTGGTGCTCTTCTCTCCCCGCCCACCTTTGACCCGGTGGCCGGCACCTGGAGACAGCGGTGATCCACGCCTCTCACTCCAAACAGGGCTTCACGCTCATCGAAGTGCTGGTTGTGATTGCCATCCTCGGCATCCTGCTGGCCCTGGGTTTCGGCAGTTACACCCGCTGGCGGGCCAGCAGCGCTGTGATGGAGGGCGCGCAACAGTTCGCACGCGACGTGGACCGCACGCGTACCAGCGCCAAACGCGAGAACGCCTGCTGGCGTATTCAGCCCAGCGCCAGCACCAACGCCACGACATACCTGATTGAGCGCTTTACCACATCCACCTGTACTGGAACGGCCGTCAGCACCCAAACGAGAACCCTGCCCCGCGGTACACAGATGACGTCTAACTCCACCGAGATCAATGTCAACTTCGTGCCTCCTTACGGCACGACCGACGCCTCTCCAAATGAGTACACCGTTGCTTGGACGGGCAACACCACCATCAGTCGTACGATTCGTATTACCAGTGTTCTGGGAAAGACGGTGATCAGATGAAAGCACAGTCCTCTGGCCTGACCCTCATTGAGATTCTGGTGGCTCTGGCAATCTTTGCTGTGGTCGCAGCAGCCGTCCTTGCCATGTTCCCCACGATCTTTAAGGTGAACGGGCAGACGCGCGCCGATCAAGCCGTAACCATTGGCGCAAAGCAGTTTATGGAGCAGGCTCGGGCTGCTATGGACACGGTGACCGAGTTCGACTCCGTAACGGCTGCAACTTCCCTTCCGGCCGCACCGGAAGCAGCCAAGGTCAACAACTACAGCTGCGTCCGTGCTCTGAACTCTCAGCCTGATCCTAGCATCGCGGCCGGACAGATCAAGCGCGTCACTCTGACCTGCACTCACAGCACTTACGCGCAACAGGTCTTCACGTTGGACCTGGGACGGCCTCTATGAAGTCAGCGGGCCGCACGGAGGGCTTCACACTGATTGAGGTCCTGATAGCCATGGGCCTCCTAGGCATCGTCCTTGCACTAATCCTGAACTGGCAGATGTCTACCCTGAATGTCTCAACGCGCACGAACGCTATGGCACGCAGCCTGAACGACTTGAATGACGTCACAGGGTATGTAGGGGATCAAGTGAGATCGGCAGCCAGAGTGCGGGTCGTTACCAGCGAGTTTACGATCAATTCCTCTCCATCGTTTGCCTGCACGACGGATTACCCATGTTTGC from Deinococcus ficus includes:
- a CDS encoding PilX N-terminal domain-containing pilus assembly protein codes for the protein MSDTLPPRAGLRPRRQDGVALVVVLLFTVVILMIIVSTTATMSLGARTGGVNERAAYQALLNSESAVNTFAQRFQAKMATLDDAALFRGTEPDDLQAWIVQYGLNTYNGATLSVTGRPSKKNFSIEAVGTVQGETRKAVLQDFYATHSPGFNIRADAPLVSYPNVDVTGNASVEGESYNTNASGLKSDGTTTIARLTGAADLPGTDIQLTSTLTDQLLLSKGNYVVLNNTTFKVTGVNYKTSRVTLASLDGTTTTTNFAASTPIRRVDSAVTTPFTQVSGGLSVINVTDPEYFVDGSRVRVGNMTGTVVSTDETNKRVTINWDVSTTLTATIPEGAAIARDVKAVQSGYGVTGQDQTYNGVSSNDLRLRNMNPFNSNSNPDLFTFVLGQTKAQMLNYPANNWNGWVDVTTTGQNFNGRVGEALGGKDITFIDGTTSLSGSQQLCGSGLLIVKGNLTVNGTCDAGFSGAIYVMGDYDQQGNSTIRGAVIAEGATQIINGTECVSIPPSDTNPGGNDCDTKVAGTGQGQGKITFDRAALLAAGALLSPPTFDPVAGTWRQR
- a CDS encoding pilus assembly FimT family protein, which gives rise to MIHASHSKQGFTLIEVLVVIAILGILLALGFGSYTRWRASSAVMEGAQQFARDVDRTRTSAKRENACWRIQPSASTNATTYLIERFTTSTCTGTAVSTQTRTLPRGTQMTSNSTEINVNFVPPYGTTDASPNEYTVAWTGNTTISRTIRITSVLGKTVIR
- a CDS encoding prepilin-type N-terminal cleavage/methylation domain-containing protein, with amino-acid sequence MKAQSSGLTLIEILVALAIFAVVAAAVLAMFPTIFKVNGQTRADQAVTIGAKQFMEQARAAMDTVTEFDSVTAATSLPAAPEAAKVNNYSCVRALNSQPDPSIAAGQIKRVTLTCTHSTYAQQVFTLDLGRPL